A stretch of Gorilla gorilla gorilla isolate KB3781 chromosome 9, NHGRI_mGorGor1-v2.1_pri, whole genome shotgun sequence DNA encodes these proteins:
- the OR10G7 gene encoding olfactory receptor 10G7, with protein MSNASLVTAFILTGLPHVQALDAPLFGVFLVVYVLTVLGNLLILLVIRVDSHLHTPMYYFLTNLSFIDIWFSTVTVPKMLMTLVSPSGRTISFHSCVAQLYFFHFLGSTECFLYTVMSCDRYLAISYPLRYTNMMSGSRCALLATGTWLSGSLHSAVQTIMTFHLPYCGPNQIQHYFCDAPPILKLACADTSANEMVIFVNIGVVASGCFVLIVLSYVSIVCSILRIRTSEGRRRAFQTCASHCIVVLCFFGPGLFIYLRPGSRDALHGVVAVFYTTLTPLFNPVVYTLRNKEVKKALLKLKNGSVFAQGE; from the coding sequence ATGTCCAACGCCAGCCTCGTGACAGCGTTCATCCTCACTGGCCTTCCCCATGTCCAAGCGCTGGACGCCCCCCTCTTTGGAGTCTTCCTGGTGGTTTACGTGCTCACTGTGCTGGGGAACCTCCTCATCCTGCTGGTGATCAGGGTGGATTCTCAcctccacacccccatgtactACTTCCTCACCAACCTGTCCTTTATTGACATATGGTTCTCCACTGTCACGgtgcccaaaatgctgatgacCTTGGTGTCCCCAAGCGGCAGGACTATCTCCTTCCACAGCTGCGTGGCTCAGCTCTATTTTTTCCACTTCCTGGGGAGCACCGAGTGTTTCCTCTACACAGTCATGTCCTGTGATCGCTACTTGGCCATCAGTTACCCGCTCAGGTACACCAACATGATGAGTGGGAGCAGGTGTGCCCTCCTGGCCACCGGCACTTGGCTCAGTGGCTCTCTGCACTCTGCTGTCCAGACCATAATGACTTTCCATTTGCCCTACTGTGGACCCAACCAGATCCAGCACTACTTCTGTGACGCACCACCCATCCTGAAACTGGCCTGTGCAGATACCTCAGCCAACGAGATGGTCATCTTTGTGAATATTGGGGTAGTGGCCTCGGGCTGCTTTGTCCTGATAGTGCTGTCCTATGTGTCCATCGTCTGTTCCATCCTGCGGATCCGCACCTCAGAGGGGAGGCGCAGAGCCTTTCAGACCTGTGCCTCCCACTGCATCGTGGTCCTTTGCTTCTTTGGCCCTGGTCTTTTCATTTACCTGAGGCCAGGCTCCAGGGACGCCTTGCATGGGGTTGTGGCCGTTTTCTACACCACGCTGACTCCTCTTTTCAACCCTGTTGTGTACACCCTGAGAAACAAGGAGGTAAAGAAAGCTCTGTTGAAGCTGAAAAATGGGTCAGTATTCGCTCAGGGTGAATAG